From Cellulosimicrobium sp. ES-005, one genomic window encodes:
- the sepH gene encoding septation protein SepH has product MDELELVRLHEDGEHLVLRARGGAEFTLPITEALRAAVRRDRPHLEHLRAEGERNLAPREIQARLRAGESVEAVAEAAGLGVEHVRRFAGPVVAEQEYVVDRVRASRQGHEEDSPTVGELVAQRLAARDVEPDAVEWSAARQPGASWVVTAAFEVGTGSRTARWEYDAATRALQALDDEARWLSGTDAPRDPTPGAVAVFDVDATGRGRGLRAAPPTPPDDGTAELLDDLSQRRGVRPRKAPAGPVEVEGQEPFEGFGPQVGARHDEDASQDAPDDTAAPAGATVVHLPTVRPLDAVRLPDPVPDDAPDDPSSGPQDGAGGPPPREERSGGTVSVDADEPQRAARPQTAREPRKGKNRSRATVPSWDEIVFGARPE; this is encoded by the coding sequence ATGGACGAGCTGGAGCTGGTGAGACTGCACGAGGACGGGGAGCACCTCGTCCTGCGCGCGCGGGGCGGCGCGGAGTTCACGCTGCCGATCACCGAGGCGCTGCGCGCGGCCGTGCGCCGCGACCGCCCGCACCTGGAGCACCTGCGCGCGGAGGGCGAGCGCAACCTCGCCCCGCGCGAGATCCAGGCCCGGTTGCGCGCCGGGGAGTCCGTGGAGGCGGTCGCCGAGGCCGCGGGCCTCGGGGTGGAGCACGTGCGCCGCTTCGCGGGCCCGGTCGTCGCCGAGCAGGAGTACGTCGTCGACCGGGTCCGCGCGTCCCGCCAGGGGCACGAGGAGGACTCGCCGACGGTCGGGGAGCTCGTCGCGCAGCGACTCGCCGCGCGCGACGTCGAGCCCGACGCCGTGGAGTGGAGCGCCGCTCGCCAGCCCGGGGCGTCGTGGGTCGTGACCGCGGCGTTCGAGGTCGGGACGGGCAGCCGGACGGCCCGCTGGGAGTACGACGCGGCGACGCGCGCGCTCCAGGCGCTCGACGACGAGGCCCGCTGGCTCTCGGGCACCGACGCCCCGCGCGACCCGACGCCCGGCGCCGTCGCGGTGTTCGACGTCGACGCGACGGGGCGCGGCCGGGGGCTCCGTGCCGCTCCCCCGACCCCGCCCGACGACGGGACGGCCGAGCTCCTCGACGACCTGAGCCAGCGCCGGGGCGTGCGCCCCCGCAAGGCCCCGGCCGGCCCCGTCGAGGTCGAGGGTCAGGAGCCGTTCGAGGGGTTCGGGCCGCAGGTGGGGGCCCGGCACGACGAGGACGCGTCGCAGGACGCTCCGGACGACACGGCCGCACCCGCGGGGGCGACCGTGGTCCACCTCCCGACCGTCCGTCCGCTCGACGCGGTGCGCCTCCCGGACCCGGTGCCCGACGACGCCCCGGACGACCCCTCCTCGGGCCCGCAGGACGGCGCGGGCGGCCCTCCTCCGCGCGAGGAGCGCTCGGGCGGCACGGTCTCGGTGGACGCGGACGAGCCGCAGCGCGCGGCGCGGCCCCAGACCGCGCGCGAGCCCCGCAAGGGCAAGAACCGCTCGCGCGCGACGGTCCCGAGCTGGGACGAGATCGTGTTCGGGGCGCGCCCCGAGTAG
- a CDS encoding thymidine kinase, with translation MAELVFFSGTMDCGKSTLALQLDHNHAARGRRGLIFSRNDRAGSDRLSSRLGLEVVAREVRDDTDFWSLVTAELDPVDYLVCDEAQFYSPAQVEQLARLVDETEIDVFAFGITADFRTRLFPGSARLIELADRVEVLQVESLCWCGRRATHNARTVDGSMVIEGDQVVVGDVGAGSGEIGYEVLCRRHHMRRMTTAVARRQAAADGLPFDLPH, from the coding sequence ATGGCCGAGCTCGTCTTCTTCTCCGGGACCATGGACTGCGGCAAGTCCACCCTCGCCCTGCAGCTCGACCACAACCACGCCGCGCGCGGCCGCCGGGGGCTCATCTTCTCCCGCAACGACCGGGCCGGCTCCGACCGGCTCTCGTCGCGGCTCGGGCTCGAGGTCGTCGCGCGCGAGGTGCGCGACGACACGGACTTCTGGTCGCTCGTCACGGCCGAGCTGGACCCGGTGGACTACCTGGTCTGCGACGAGGCGCAGTTCTACTCTCCGGCGCAGGTGGAGCAGCTCGCGCGGCTCGTCGACGAGACGGAGATCGACGTCTTCGCGTTCGGCATCACGGCCGACTTCCGTACGCGGCTCTTCCCCGGCTCGGCCCGGCTCATCGAGCTCGCCGACCGGGTCGAGGTGCTGCAGGTCGAGTCGCTGTGCTGGTGCGGCCGACGCGCGACGCACAACGCCCGCACGGTCGACGGGAGCATGGTCATCGAGGGCGACCAGGTCGTCGTCGGGGACGTCGGGGCGGGCTCGGGGGAGATCGGCTACGAGGTGCTGTGCCGTCGGCACCACATGCGCCGCATGACCACGGCCGTCGCGCGCCGCCAGGCCGCGGCCGACGGGCTGCCGTTCGACCTGCCGCACTGA
- a CDS encoding nucleotide pyrophosphatase/phosphodiesterase family protein codes for MSEARTDEAPATPALPAGLLAPDLGLGGLAAVLPGAAGALGVRFATATGLGSEEARSALDLPRAERVCVVLVDGLGHVNLAERAGHAPFLRSLLPDARALTSTFPSTTAAAIGAFGTGTAPGRTGMLGYTQRNPATGGLANMVSWDGAPPPAELQRETPVLERLAAADLAVTSTGPARFAGSGMTVAALRGGAYAAAEGLGARVDAAVRALSRPGLVYLYWGEVDKAGHHHGSTSWQWGDELEALDRELARLARSVPRGTLVLVTADHGMVDVDPALRRDVATDPVLARGVALVGGEPRAVHVYTEPGETTAVAARWRDVLGDDALVLEREEVLALGLLGPDPRPEAVAAAGDVIVALRGRATVVDSRTQTPASLALVGVHGSLTEREMRVPLLVAGT; via the coding sequence GTGAGCGAGGCACGCACGGACGAGGCCCCTGCCACCCCCGCGCTCCCCGCGGGCCTGCTCGCGCCCGACCTCGGGCTCGGCGGCCTCGCCGCCGTGCTCCCCGGGGCGGCGGGCGCGCTCGGCGTCCGGTTCGCGACCGCCACGGGACTCGGGAGCGAGGAAGCGCGCTCGGCGCTCGACCTGCCGCGCGCCGAGCGGGTGTGCGTCGTCCTCGTCGACGGGCTGGGGCACGTCAACCTCGCGGAGCGCGCCGGGCACGCGCCGTTCCTCCGCTCGCTCCTGCCCGACGCGCGGGCGCTCACCTCGACCTTCCCCAGCACGACGGCCGCCGCGATCGGCGCGTTCGGCACCGGCACGGCACCCGGCCGCACCGGCATGCTCGGGTACACGCAGCGCAACCCGGCGACGGGCGGGCTCGCCAACATGGTGTCGTGGGACGGCGCCCCGCCGCCCGCGGAGCTCCAGCGCGAGACGCCCGTGCTCGAGCGGCTCGCCGCGGCGGACCTCGCCGTGACCTCGACCGGCCCCGCGCGGTTCGCCGGGTCCGGCATGACGGTCGCCGCCCTGCGGGGAGGGGCGTACGCGGCCGCCGAGGGACTCGGGGCGCGCGTCGACGCCGCGGTGCGGGCCCTGTCCCGGCCGGGCCTCGTCTATCTGTACTGGGGCGAGGTGGACAAGGCGGGGCACCACCACGGCAGCACGTCCTGGCAGTGGGGCGACGAGCTCGAGGCGCTCGACCGCGAGCTCGCCCGCCTCGCCCGGTCGGTCCCGCGCGGCACCCTCGTGCTCGTCACCGCGGACCACGGGATGGTCGACGTCGACCCGGCCCTGCGTCGCGACGTCGCCACGGACCCGGTGCTCGCGCGGGGCGTCGCGCTCGTCGGCGGCGAGCCGCGCGCGGTGCACGTCTACACGGAGCCGGGGGAGACGACCGCCGTCGCGGCGCGCTGGCGCGACGTCCTGGGCGACGACGCGCTCGTCCTCGAGCGCGAGGAGGTGCTCGCCCTGGGTCTCCTCGGGCCCGACCCGCGGCCGGAGGCGGTCGCGGCGGCGGGCGACGTGATCGTCGCGCTGCGCGGCCGCGCCACGGTGGTCGACTCGCGCACCCAGACGCCTGCGTCGCTCGCGCTCGTCGGCGTGCACGGCTCGCTCACCGAGCGCGAGATGCGCGTCCCGCTGCTCGTCGCGGGGACCTGA
- a CDS encoding DUF5998 family protein, which produces MPSATSNPWTDLTTQLHRAGYYPELVADVLDLAVAGEEIVSHLVLPETTFDASEVRRHLTVLVLTPTRLVTAHVDDHPADSENPSASAAATTESVPLAEVRSVSLTHVVAEPHEHRAGAAPLEVTLALGWGAVSRVDLEPAGCADPSCDADHGLTGQITPDDVVVRVSAEAEGRDAVRAAVDFARALSRATARHSAR; this is translated from the coding sequence GTGCCCTCAGCAACCTCGAACCCCTGGACCGACCTGACGACCCAGCTCCACCGCGCCGGCTACTACCCGGAGCTCGTCGCGGACGTCCTCGACCTCGCGGTCGCGGGGGAGGAGATCGTCTCGCACCTCGTGCTCCCGGAGACGACGTTCGACGCGTCCGAGGTGCGCCGGCACCTCACCGTGCTCGTCCTGACCCCCACGCGGCTCGTCACGGCGCACGTCGACGACCACCCGGCCGACAGCGAGAACCCGTCCGCGTCCGCCGCCGCCACGACCGAGTCGGTGCCGCTGGCCGAGGTGCGGTCCGTGTCGCTCACGCACGTCGTGGCCGAGCCGCACGAGCACCGCGCGGGCGCCGCCCCGCTCGAGGTGACGCTCGCCCTCGGCTGGGGCGCGGTCTCGCGCGTCGACCTCGAGCCCGCAGGGTGCGCGGACCCGAGCTGCGACGCCGACCACGGGCTCACGGGGCAGATCACGCCGGACGACGTCGTCGTCCGCGTGAGCGCCGAGGCGGAGGGTCGTGACGCCGTGCGCGCCGCGGTCGACTTCGCGCGCGCCCTCTCGCGCGCCACCGCGAGGCACAGCGCCCGGTGA
- a CDS encoding TRIC cation channel family protein has protein sequence MILDLVPGDALELGGVFFAALSGGLAAVRKRFDLVGVLVLAWVAGLGGGLLRDVLIGAIPPVGISDWRLVAVAVLAGVVTFFWHPRLERLRRSIIVLDAGALALFVLSGTMKGLEYGVGPLAAVFAGVITGVGGGILRDLLTNEAPLLFQDKQLYAIPALAGAALTAALAEAGALGLLSQAAVLALVFGFRLVSLRLGWSAPGPWEGRTARRGSGRM, from the coding sequence GTGATCCTCGACCTCGTGCCCGGCGACGCCCTCGAGCTCGGCGGCGTCTTCTTCGCGGCGCTCTCGGGCGGGCTCGCCGCCGTGCGCAAGCGGTTCGACCTCGTGGGCGTCCTGGTCCTCGCCTGGGTCGCCGGCCTCGGCGGCGGTCTGCTGCGCGACGTCCTGATCGGCGCGATCCCCCCGGTCGGGATCTCGGACTGGCGGCTCGTCGCCGTCGCGGTGCTCGCGGGCGTCGTGACGTTCTTCTGGCACCCACGTCTGGAACGGCTGCGGCGGAGCATCATCGTGCTCGACGCGGGCGCGCTCGCGCTCTTCGTGCTCTCCGGCACGATGAAGGGCCTCGAGTACGGGGTGGGCCCGCTCGCGGCGGTCTTCGCGGGCGTCATCACCGGCGTCGGCGGCGGGATCCTGCGCGACCTGCTGACCAACGAGGCGCCGCTCCTGTTCCAGGACAAGCAGCTCTACGCGATCCCGGCGCTCGCGGGCGCCGCGCTGACCGCCGCGCTCGCGGAGGCCGGCGCGCTCGGCCTGCTCTCCCAGGCGGCGGTCCTCGCGCTCGTGTTCGGCTTCCGCCTCGTCTCCCTCCGTCTGGGCTGGTCCGCCCCGGGCCCCTGGGAGGGTCGCACCGCACGCCGCGGGTCGGGCAGGATGTGA
- a CDS encoding inositol monophosphatase family protein: MRLFIDDPRQPDDVTVADLRDLAERLAREAGDLVRSGRPDRVEVAATKSTATDVVTRMDADSEALLRRGIAAARPDDAILGEEEGASAGTSGITWVIDPVDGTVNYLYGIASYAVSVAAVVGPPDPLEWTVLAGAVHSVVDGRTWTAGLGAGATVDGRPVRVNAETDLGQCLVGTGFGYDAGRRRAQARVLVDVLPRVRDIRRLGSAAIDLCLVASGELDLYYERGLNPWDMAAGALVAHEAGARVTGLRGRAADREMTVAGPPEAVARLVRILEDVDADSDS; this comes from the coding sequence GTGCGCCTCTTCATCGACGACCCCCGACAGCCCGACGACGTGACCGTGGCCGACCTGCGCGACCTCGCCGAGCGCCTCGCGCGCGAGGCCGGGGACCTCGTCCGCTCCGGCCGCCCCGACCGCGTCGAGGTGGCCGCCACGAAGTCGACGGCCACGGACGTCGTGACGCGCATGGACGCCGACTCCGAGGCGCTCCTGCGACGCGGCATCGCGGCGGCCCGCCCGGACGACGCGATCCTCGGCGAGGAGGAGGGCGCGTCGGCGGGCACGTCCGGCATCACCTGGGTCATCGACCCCGTCGACGGCACGGTCAACTACCTCTACGGGATCGCGTCGTACGCGGTGTCCGTCGCCGCCGTGGTGGGCCCGCCGGACCCGCTCGAGTGGACCGTCCTCGCCGGTGCGGTGCACTCCGTCGTCGACGGCCGCACCTGGACCGCGGGCCTCGGGGCCGGGGCGACGGTGGACGGGCGCCCGGTCCGCGTGAACGCCGAGACCGACCTGGGGCAGTGCCTGGTCGGCACGGGCTTCGGGTACGACGCGGGGCGGCGCCGCGCGCAGGCGCGCGTGCTGGTCGACGTGCTGCCCCGGGTGCGGGACATCCGTCGCCTCGGCTCCGCGGCGATCGACCTGTGCCTCGTCGCCTCGGGCGAGCTCGACCTCTACTACGAGCGCGGCCTCAACCCGTGGGACATGGCTGCGGGCGCCCTCGTCGCGCACGAGGCGGGCGCGCGCGTGACGGGTCTGCGAGGCCGTGCCGCGGACCGCGAGATGACCGTCGCGGGGCCGCCCGAGGCGGTCGCCCGGCTCGTCCGGATCCTCGAGGACGTGGACGCCGACTCGGACTCCTGA
- a CDS encoding DUF4193 domain-containing protein, with protein sequence MATDYDAPRKSEEELSEDSLQELQARRSDKSSGVVDEDETEAAEGFELPGADLSGEELSVRVLPRQADEFTCSSCFLVHHRSQLAYEKNGQQICSECAA encoded by the coding sequence ATGGCAACAGACTACGACGCCCCCCGCAAGAGTGAAGAGGAGCTCAGCGAGGACTCGCTCCAGGAGCTCCAGGCTCGTCGCTCCGACAAGAGCTCGGGCGTCGTTGACGAGGACGAGACCGAGGCGGCGGAAGGTTTCGAGCTGCCCGGTGCCGACCTGTCCGGCGAGGAGCTCTCCGTCCGGGTCCTGCCTCGTCAGGCCGACGAGTTCACGTGCTCGAGCTGCTTCCTCGTGCACCACCGCAGCCAGCTCGCGTACGAGAAGAACGGGCAGCAGATCTGCTCGGAGTGCGCCGCCTGA